The DNA segment ATCATCGGCATTCACCATCACGCTTTCAAAGAACGCATCAATCGGCGTGCGTAGAGCCGCCAATTGTGACAGTGCAGGGGTATAGTCCGATTGGGCGAGTAATGGGTGCACTTTAGGTTCAAGTGCCTCTAAGGTCTCGTACAGCGTCTTCTCAGCAGGTTCAACCAGTAGTGCTGTATCAATTGCGCCCAAACTTACCGTTTCTTTAGCCAAGATATTTGCTACACGCTTATTGGCTGCAGCCAATGCGGTTGCTTCAGGCAAGGCGCGGAAATTCTGTACCGCACGAATACGCTGATCAAAATCGAGTGGTGAGACGGGGTTCAAGGCTTGTACCGCCTGAATCACGTCTACTTCAATGCCTTGATCTTCATACATCGAGCGATAGCGACTTTCCAAGAAGGCTTTGGCATCTTGAATGGTCTTGGATGGATTTTCGATTCGGGTCGCATAGTTTGTGACGGCTTGTTCGACAAGGTCGGTCAAGCTTAAGGTCAGGCGCTTTTCAATCAGAATACGTAAGATCCCAATCGCGACACGGCGCAGACCAAACGGGTCTTTGTTGCCTGTCGGCGGTTGGTTGATGCCAAAAATACCTGCTAAGGTATCCAAGCGATCAGCCAATGCAATGCTGACGCCAGTCAATGTTTGCGGTAAAACGTCGCCTGCAAACTTCGGTAAATATTGCTCACGAATGGCCGTCGATACATCTGAAGGCGCGCCTTCGAGTGCTGCATAGTAGCTGCCTGCAATCCCTTGGAGTTCAGGAAATTCACCTACCATTTCAGAGGCAAGGTCGCACTTCGACAACTTCGCCGCTTGGATCGTGTGTTCAACATTGCCACCGATTTGACCTGCGATATACGCAGCCAGCGTTGCAATGCGTTCGGTTTTATCCCAGAGCGTGCCCAGCTGTGCCTGGAAGATGCGATTTGCAAGCTTCTCTTGGCGGGCGGCAAGCGGTTGCTTCTGGTCTTGTTTAAAGAAAAACTCTGCATCGGTCAGGCGTGGGCGAACCACTTTTTCATTTCCCAGCGTGATTTGCGTTGGGTCTTTACTTTCAATGTTTGATACCGTAATGAAGTAAGGCTGTAGCTTGCCGTTGCTATCGACCAGACAGAAGTACTTCTGATTATCCTGCATGGTAGAAATCAAGGCTTCTTGTGGCACATGCAGGAAGCGGGATTCAAACGTGGCACGCAAGGCGACAGGCCATTCGACCAGACCTGTGACTTCATCACGCAAATCCGCAGGCACGAGCGCCTCGGCATTGACTTCATCGGCCAGTTTTTTAACTTGAGTGTCAATCAGTTGTTGACGCTCATCAAAGTCCGCAACGACATAGGCATTGCGCAGCGCTGCCAAATAGTCTCCAGCAGATGACAACGTGATTGCCGCAGGTGCATGGAAGCGGTGACCATAAGTTTGATTGCTACTTGCAAAGTCCTGGATGGTGGCAGGAATGATCGTCGCATCTTTCATCAGGACGACCCACTGTACGGGGCGAACGAATTCGGTACGACTTGCCGCAGAGCGCATGCGTTTGGCAATCGGCAATGCATTCAGTGACTCCTGCAAGAGTGCAGGCAATAAATCGTCAAGTGATTGACCTGTTACGGTTTTGCGATGAACCAGCCATTCGCCTTTATCGGTAGGGATACGAATGAGATCTGATACTTCGATCCCAGCACCCTTAGCAAAGCCAATAGCCGCAGGGGTAGGCGTGCCATCAGGCTTAAACGCACCAGCAACCGATGGACCGCGACGCTCTTCAACACGATCGGGTTGATGACCTTCGATGCCTTCAATCAAAATCGCAAGGCGACGTGGCGCGGCGTAGGCATTGATCTTGGCATACGGTAAACCTGCACTTTGCAGTCGTGTTGTGACTTCACTCAGTAAGGCATCACGCAGTGTTTTTAAGCTTTTTGGCGGGAGTTCTTCACAGCCTAATTCAAAGAGTACAGTGTGCAGACTCATTTCGACTTCTCCGCTTTTGCTGCTGCTTTATCAATTTGTGCTTGCTCGGAGGCTTTTTCCGCTGCGAGTTTTGCCAAGACTTCATCGCGTAGTGCTGGCTCTGCCATTGGGAAGCCAAGCTTTGCGCGCGAGTTGACATAGCTTTGTGCGATCGCACGGGCAAGACCACGTACACGCAGGATATAGCGCTGACGTTCTGTCACAGAGATTGCACCACGCGCATCAAGCAAGTTAAAGGTATGCGATGCTTTGATGACCATCTCATAAGCGGGTAGTGGTAATTCAACAGCCATCAAACGATTCGATTCACTCTCATAAAAATCAAAGAGTTCAAAGAGTTTTTCGACATTGGCGTGTTCAAAGTTATAGGTTGATTGCTCAACTTCGTTTTGATGAAAGACGTCGCCATAGGTCACAGTACCGAATTGACCACGTGTCCAGACGAGATCGTAGACCGAGTCTACGCCTTGCAGATACATGGCAAGACGCTCAAGACCGTAAGTGATTTCCCCCGTAACTGGGTAGCACTCCAAACCCCCGACTTGCTGGAAGTAAGTGAACTGTGTGACTTCCATACCGTTCAGCCAGACTTCCCAACCCAGACCCCAAGCACCCAGTGTAGGCGATTCCCAGTTGTCTTCAACGAAGCGGATATCATGAGTCAGCGTATCGATACCAATCGCTTTCAACGAGTCGAGATAGAGCTGTTGAATGTTGGCTGGATTGGGTTTCAACACAACTTGGAACTGATAGTAATGTTGCAGGCGATTTGGGTTTTCGCCATAGCGGCCATCTTTTGGACGACGTGAGGGTTGTACGTAAGCCGCATTCCACGTTTCGGGACCAAGCGCGCGCAAGAAGGTTGCGGTGTGGAAAGTACCAGCACCCATTTCTAAATCATAAGGCTGGAGGACCACACAGCCCTGATTTGCCCAATAATTCTGCAGGGCAAGAATAAGTTCTTGAAAAGTGAGATTAGAAATGGCTTGGCTTTTGGTGGTGTTCGTGGCGGTGCTCATGGCAATCCATGCAAAGTTTCAAAATTGGTGGGTAGTATAGTGAATTTTGGAAGGATTTTCACGGGGGAGTATCATGCTGCATCAGTGCGATTCAATAATTGTTATGCAGGCTTGGTGATCTGTTTTAGTGAGATTAACGTTGACTGGTATATTGACTTGCGAAGTTGAGGGTGTTTATGACGATGATTCATATATCACAACATTCTGATTCTTTTTGAGAATCAGAATGTGAAGGACAATATAGGTGGATTATGGACAGTTCGGAATCACCACCCCATTATTATCTTTGGCTTCATCATTGCCCCAGCGCGCGAGATAATATGCTGAGACCCATTGATTGGCAGGTCCTACATCCAGATCTGTCTTTAACCACCAGTGATTAAAGCTTGTGCCTGAGCCGACTTGTGGTCCCCACACTTTGCAATAGACATAATTGGTTCCCGCATTCAATGTACCTGTGACGCTACCCCCGGGCGTGTTGTAGCCCGAAGCATTCGCAAAGGTATCTACCCAGTATTTGTTGGTCGTTGGAGGTGTGGTTCCGCCACTGCAATTGGTACTGGTTCTTGTCAAGGGGTTATTCGGATTGAGATAGATCGGTCCTTCACCTTGGATCAGCGGGTTCACAATATGTTGATTATCGGCATCTGTTAAACCGGGGGCGTAGAGTTGCTCATGATGTAAGTGGTAATTGGGCGAGCCCACATTGCCCATAATTCCAATCTGCTGACCGCGTTTCACGGTTGTGCCTACAGGAACGTGAGAGCTCATGTGCATATAGGTAGTAAACCAGCCGTTGCCATGGCGGATTTCAATGCCGCCTGGATAGAACTCTTGATGAACATAGCCATCAGCCGCTGCAAGAATCGGGCTGCCAGTGGGCATGCCCTGACGATACATATCCATCTTTTTGTCATCAGGGTTATGACCCACATAGGTTTTGATTTCAATCACACTTCCGCAGGCAAAAGGCAAGCGAAAATCTGGACGGTTTGGTAAATTGTCTGCCGCAGAGACATTAGATACTAGGGATAAAATAGGAATGATGACACTGAGATTAAATAGCTTGGTGTACGAGAAAATCATAACTATCGCCTTGTTTTAAAATTATTTTTAAAGAAAGTATTTCTAATATTTCATTTTTCTAATGCTGTTTGACCAGCAGGTCAAGTATGCGTGTGTTTTTTATCCAGAGTCAACCTGTCTTAGTCTACCGTTCGTCTGCTTTCATGAGGATGCCCGATAGCGGTTTTTGCTTGCATTACAGTATTGATCTCTTGTGGACTCAGTGTGTAGTCCCCGAGTGCATTGAGTGCAATATCTCGAGTTGTCGGAGTCTCATGGTTATTATTAACGATTTGCATTAGGCTGTTTTTAATGCGATCTGAGCGGATGTCACTGCTTAACAGCGTCGAGATCGCGGCTTGTCGCACGTCGACACTGGCATCATTTAATGCGGGATATACAGCTGTTTCTAGTTCCGCGCCTTTTTGCCATTGGCTGAGCTGCACGAGGCTACTACTCCTTATCGCAGGGTCAGGATTTTGGATTAACTGACCCAATCGAGATACGATGCCTTGGCTCTCATTGGTCAGGGCTGGGTCGTAATGTAGTGTTTGGATCACTGCGCGTAAAACCTGCGGATCACGCTCCATGTTTAGGGCTTGTTGAAGTTGCGTGCGGACATCTGGGTCACTGAATCCGTAGGATTGTAATAACGCATAGCCATCTGCACGCTGCTCTGGACTGCTGCTCTTGGTCAGGCGTAATGCAAAGGCTTGTACTTCGGGTGAGGGATGACTGAGGAGCAGGATCTTGATTTGTTCGCGTTCTTCTTTTGAATTCGCACGCTCAAAGCGCAAAAATACATCTTGTTGGGCTGTGGGATCTATTATTTTTGCTGGGGTGGGTGTTGGGGCTCCATCATGGGTGATCGTGACTTGCTCAGATTTATGAAACTTGTTTTCTGGAGTTTGTTGTTTTGGGGAGTCCATCGCTGTGGTTTCAATGGCAGTTTCTGGCGTGGGAGGAGGGGCGGAGACGATGAACCAACTGATACCCGCACCGATCAAGAAACACAGCCCGCTGCTACAGAGCAATTGAGTCAAATTATAGTTTTTCATTATTATCCCTGGGTGCAACGATGTCCTTCAAACTACATTATTCTATTTTTTCCACAAGAGATATCTTTTAGATAATTTCATATTGCTTTATTTAATACAATAATGTCTTCGCAGGGCACGGTTTTATGCAAAAAAAAGGATGCGTTCTCCTAGAGGCATCCTTTTATTTTGAGGCTGATATAAAGTTTTACACCCGAATCTGACCATCCCCAAGTACAATCCATTTCTGCGACGTCAGACCTTCAAGACCTACAGGTCCGCGGGCATGGATCTTATCGGTTGAAATACCAATCTCGGCACCCAAACCATACTCAAAGCCATCAGCAAAACGGCTGGATGCATTGATCATCACCGAGCTTGAGTCAACTTCATTCAAGAAACGACGGGCTTTGCCATAGTTCTCAGTCAGGATGACATCGGTATGGTGTGAACCATACTTATTAATATGAGCAATGGCTTCATCTAAGCCATCAACCACTTTAATGGCAAGAATCGGTGCAAGATATTCTTCATACCAATCTTGCTCAGTCGCTGGAAGTGCATCACTCAAGATGCTACGCGTAGTTTCATCACCGCGCAATTCCACACCTTTTTCACGATACAGTGCCGCAATTTGTGGCAAGAATTCAGCCGCAACAGGTGCGTCAACCAATAAGGTTTCCATCGCATTACATACGCCATAGCGGTGGGTTTTGGAGTTCAGACAAATCGGTAAGGCTTTGACCAAGTCCGCTTGGCGCTCAACAAACACATGGCAGTTGCCATCTAAATGCTTGATCACTGGCACGCGTGCTTCACGGCTGACACGTTCGATCAAGCCCTTGCCACCACGTGGAATGATCACATCGACATAATCACTCATGGTGATCAGTAAACCGACAGCGGCACGGTCAGCGGTATTGATCACCTGCACGCTAGACTCCGGCAAGTTTGCAATCTTGAGTCCGGCCTGAATGCTCTTGGCAATCGCTTGATTTGAATTAAAAGCCTCTGAACCACCGCGCAGGATGATGGCATTGCCTGATTTTAGCGCCAGCGATGCTGCTTCTAAGGTCACATTAGGGCGTGACTCATAGATCATGCCAACCACACCCAGTGGAACGCGCATTTTTCCTAGTTGAATACCAGAAGGGCGATAGGTCAGATCCGTGATCGCACCAATCGGGTCAACCAAGGCAATGACATCGTGCAGACCATCGAGCATGCCTTTAAAGCGTGCGGGAGTCAGTTCCAGACGATCAAGCAAAGCCGCATCAAGGTTATTTGCACGACCATTTTGCATATCAATCGCATTGGCTGCGAGGATATCGGCTTGTTGATTTTGTAATTCTTGAGAGATGGCTTGCAGCGCAGCATTTTTGCTTTGCGTTGTTGCGCCAGCAAGAATGCGTGATGCCGCGCGGGCTTGCTGGCCAAGCGTCGTCATCATCTGTTCGATGCTTTGGGTAGTGGCTTGGTGAACGGCCTGATTCATGACAAACACCCGAGACAAATTTGGAAAAATTGACTTTTAATTATAACAATTTTCGGGTAAAAAAACGTTTGTTTTACTTTGTATATTGAAATATCCGTTAAATCAGAAGTTTCCTTAAGATCACATGGTTCAGCGAGCAGATTGAGTTGGCGTTTGAGACGACGAAGTGTCCTTAGTCGGCATATTCAATCCGTTATAAATATGCTATTGTTTTCGAGATAAAGGATCCTAGGACAAATGGATTGTCCTTTAATGGAAAATAATGGAGAGCATAATGATGAATGCTATGACCAGTGTTCGTTTGAAGGATAGGCCAAATAATTTAGCTGGAAAGCAAAGTTTTATGGATAAAGTTGTGCAACACATTGATACTTTTCCATTTTATACAGAATACAATCGAGGCGCTCTCAAAGAAAGTCCCCGTGTACATTGGATCAATGGCTGGAAGGTTGAATTTCTTGCATTTGCAAATGAAGCTACCCGTCATTTACCGCCTGTCGTGATTTTAGGTGGCGCATTTCAAAATTTTAATTCTTATAAATACTGTGTCGAGCCATTACTTGAGACAGGTTCTGTCATTCTTGTGGATTTACCCTCTCTCGGCAGTAATGATCAGGTTCATAATTTGGTCACGGGTGAGCGCTCATTGGATTTAGACATTGGTGATCTTGCTCAAATTTTAGGAGATTGGACCAATTCCGTTCATTTAAATAAAGTCTCCATGATGGGCATGTCGCTAGGTTCGGTCATTGCGGCAAACTTTGCTGCTGCACATCCAGACAAAATGTCGCGTTTGGTGCTGATGGGCGTGATGCAGCAAACCCGCAAAAGCTGGCGGATGCTGATTCAGGAAGCATGTGATTTATTACATGAAAATCGCATGGTAGAGTTTGGTCAAGCCATGGTTTTGTTTTTGGTCAATCATGCCCGAATGAAAGAAACCCGCATGTCTCCGACTGCACGGAAGCTGTTTTTTCAGCAAATGTCTAACTTTGGCCTGAATGAACGGCTGCGCTACGAGATTAATGCTAATCGCTTGCTTCGTATCAAACATGTACCGAGTCCAAGCTGTCAAACCTTGGTGGCCACGGGTCAATATGATAGCTTTACCTTACCGCACGAAAATGCCAAGTTCGCATTAAGCTGCCCACATATGCAATTTGCCCTGATCAAAAATGCCGATCATGTGCCGCAATTGCAAAAAAGACGTGAAACTCTGGAACTCTTTACCACATTCTTACGTGGAGAACCCATTGATCAGCTCGACGGCATCATGCCGATGAGTCGTGAAGAGCTCCAACAAATGGATCGTCGCGGTGAAGAGCGGGTTAAACTGGTTGATTCGACATGTCAGATGACACACCGAACCAAAGTTGATTTTAATATGACAGTCAACGTCGTGGATCTTACGTATTTTGGTTTATTGCTTGAAGCGGGCAGTGAAGCGAATGCCGCTGCGATACTCGCTGAGCCACGTGACTTATCGATCCATTTGCCGTCTGTGGATAGCGAAGGCAATGTCTCCACTGAAAGGCTTTCTATCGAATGTCTGATCTTTGAGCAAGTAGGTACGCAAGTGCGCGCGTTACTTAAGCATGGTAACTTTGAAACCTCAGATCGTTTGTCAGCGATGTTAACCAGTCGCGCGGTCATACGCGACTAAGCTATTTTCTCATCAGTTATTTACGCTTTTGCTTCAATCACCCAAACCAAGTCCCCAAGGTGCTTGGTTTTTTGGTTTTCAGCATCCGAGTTTCCTACAGAGTTGCTATTTTCAAAGGCAGGTTGAAAAACTTTGATGTCAGAAAATCCAGCCTGCTTCATCGCATCGATGATTTCTACAGGCGAGATGAAGTGAAAGGCAAATGCACTCCTTGACATGATCCTTAGCAGTTTACTGCTTTGCCAAATCAGTCTTCCTAAGCGGCGGGTAATTGGTTCGGGATAGATATCGGTCAGATAAATGCCGACTTTAAAGCGACGCAGTCCTGTTGAGAGTTGTGTCCATAAATCGTGTAGCATGTCTTTGGTAAAATAATTGACCAGCCCTTCGCTAATAATGACCAAGGGCTTGCTCTCATCAAATGTGCTCAGAAGCTGCTGAAATCCCTCACCAAATAAATCGACGGCTTCTATGCGGGGCTGTGGGTTCTCTATCTGCATTAAAGCGCTGCGTTTGGCTGCGGCCATATCCGGTAAATCGGCTTCGACATAGACCAGATTGGGATGTTTCTGGCGATAGCGCCAACCGCGTGGTGAAAGTCCGGTCGCAATTTCTAGTACCTGTGCATCTGGGTGCGCTGCCAGAAATCGATCCAGTTGACGATCAATCAACTGATGTCGTTGGCGCAGGGTCGAGCGCATGCTGTCACCGATGATGAGCTCTGCCCATGATTCCAGTGGGCTGACCATCTTGGCGAGGAAGCGACCTTTACTGCTGGCCAGTACGGGGTGTGAGATACCCTCTTGAAACCAGATATAACCCGTGTAGTGCGCTGTAAAAGAAATATGACGATGTGGGGATTCTGCCACAGGAGGCTTCTGAGGTATGGATTGTTTTGACACGTTTTTTTTACCGTCCTTGGCTTAAGTCTTCATTTTGTGCACTGCACAAACATACAAATCATGGGTGAGTGAGTATAAAGGTTTTTTAGGTTGCAAAACGCTCGCGAATGGCGCGTGCTTGCATGTTTGCGATTTCCCATTCATCGCCCAAGGCAATTGATCCATCGATCAGGTTTAATGTACCGAGTTTACCTCGCATTTTGGCGAGTCTTGCTTGGTTTGGCATGGGCGCATCTACCACCGCATGCAGCGCATCCAGAGCAGCTGCGCGGTCATTACACACCAGTCCCATGTCACAGCCTGCATGGAGTGCGGCAAGGATACGCGCGCCTGCACCGCCCGCCACACAAGCCGCTTGCATAGTCAGATCGTCAGAAAACAGCACGCCATCAAAACCCATTTCACCACGGACAATATCTTGCAGCCAATGCTTAGAGAAACCTGCAGGATTGGGATCGACTTGCGGGTAGATCACATGTGCGGGCATGAGGGCATCCAGTTGATCGGCGACCTCAAAAAACACGGTCATGTCTTGTGCGCGAATTTCATCCAGTGTGCGGTGATCGACAGGAGCGGCCACATGCGAGTCGGCTTCGACTGAGCCATGACCGGGGAAGTGTTTCCCTGTCGTGGCCATGCCTGCACGGTGCATGCCTTGCATAAACGCGCGCGATAGTTGAATGACGATATCTTTATGCGCATGAAAACCGCGATCACCAATAACGTGACTGATGCCATTCACATCCAGCACGGGCGCAAAACTAAAATCAATCCCGACCGCCAGTACTTCACTTGCCATCAGCCAACCCGCAGTTGCCGCAGCGCTGAGTGCTTCATCGGGATCAATGTCATAGAGTTGACCCAGCATGCCCATAGCCGGCAAACGGGTGAAACCATCACGCAAACGTTGTACTCGGCCGCCTTCTTGATCGACGGCGATCAGGATATCGGGGCGGACGGCACGGATGCTATCGGTTAAGTCGCGAACTTGCTGTGGGCTTGCCACGTTGCGACCAAATAAGATCAGACCACCGACTTGCGGTTCCTTGAGTAATTGTTGATCATCCTGTGTGAGCGTCAGCCCCGCAATATCTAACATCAGTGAGCCGATCATGGCGTTGTATCTCCAAAAACCATATACATAACGATTAAAACAATTATTATAGGGAAAGAGATACGACAATACCCGATTTTCCTACAGGTCTGCTACATTCAACAGGGATAAGTTCGTGGCAGAATTGCATTTTTAATGATTGATGTGGTAATTGATGAGCCGTTCGAATATGAACCCAGTCAAAAGCCGTTTGTTTTAACGATCAAGGACTTTGTAGATAGATATGAAACCAAAGAAAACAGAGCAAGACGTAGCGTCAAAAGCACAAGCACAAGTAACACAAGGTTCTGGGGCACAGGTTAAGGCACGATTTACCACCAAATTGCAGACTATAGTCGGTGCAATTGCTGTAGCGAGCGCTGGATTATTCTTTTCTCAAGTGTATGGCGAGGCAACAGCCTCCGCAGTTGATAAAAGTTCGGTTACGGCGACTACAGGTGCACCGCTGGCACCGACACGTGAACAAAGTATCGTTACACGCCAGATGGCGATGTATATGGATACCCAGCATTATCTCAATATGCCTTTAGATGCCAGTGTTTCTCAGCGTGTGCTGGAAATGTATCTGGATAATCTTGATGGCGACCATGCCTTATTTCTTGCATCGGACATTGATGAGTTTCGCAAAAAATATGCGACAACCCTAGGTGCATCCATGAAGAAGGGGGATTTAACCCCCGCCTTTGCCATTCAGAAGCGCTTCACGGAGCGTTTGAAGGATTATTATCAGTATTCGCTAGATCAATTGGATCAGCCGCAAAACTTAAAGCGCACTGATAGTCTGAATATTGATCGTGAGAAAGCACCGTACTTCAACAGCACTAAAGAACAGCGCGCTTACTGGCAGCAACAGCTGGTGTCTGAGCTAATCTCGCTGACGATTTCGCAAGAAGAAGAAACCGCCAAGCAAGCCGCGTTGAAAGCCGATCCTAAATTGGCCGCAGGTCAAGACTTGAGCCCGCCAAGTGAGCTCAATCCTGTTGATACGTTAAAGAAGCGCTTTAAACGTAAACTGCAGCAAATTGATCGTATTAAAAGTGACCGCGTGCTTGAGGGATTGCTCAATGCTGCTTTAGCAACCTACGATCCGCATAGCCTTTATTTTGCCCCTGTTGAAGCGATGGAAATGAATCGCCAGACAACCCTGCAACTCGAAGGGATCGGTGTGTCGATTCGTCCAGAGCGCGGCAATGATGACTATACCCGTGTAGAAACCTTGGTGGATGGTGGTCCCGCCAGTAAGTCTGGTTTGGTTAAACCGGGTGATCGTATTGTGGGTGTCGCACAAGATGGACAACCGATGGTGGATGTGGTCGGCTGGCCGAGCAGTGAAATTGTAGGGCTGATTCGCGGTAAGCGCGGTACCAAAGTCTTGCTAAAACTACAGGCGAAAGATGCTGCCGCGCGCACCATCACCTTAACCCGTGATGTGATTCAAGAAGAAGACTCTGGTGTGCAAGATCGTGTCGTGAATGTCCAGCGTGATGGCAAGACCTATAAAATGGGCGTGCTCGACATTCCTTCGTTCTATTTGAACTATAAAGCACGCCGTGATGGCAAAAACTATCGTAGCGTCAGTGAAGATACACAAAAAGCCCTGATCGACTTAAACAGTAAGAAAGTCGATGGCCTTGTGGTTGATCTGCGCGGTGATCCAGGCGGCTCCTTAGAAGAAGTTGCTAATATGATCGGGCTATTTATTAAGCAAGGTCCTGTAGTACAGATACGTGATCGTAATGGCGCCATTACCGCCTACCGTGATGATGATGGCGGTGCTGAGCTGTATAAAGGCCCGATGATTGTATTGGTCAACCTTGCTTCTGCATCGGCCAGTGAGATTTTTGCTGCGGCGATTCAAGATTATGACCGAGGTCTGGTTGTGGGTAGTACCACAACGGGTAAAGGAACCGCACAGGTTCAACTCGATAACTTGGCGTACGGTTTAGCAACCTTAACCCAGCGCAAGTTCTATCGAGTATCTGGTGGCAGTACGCAGAATAAAGGTGTAGTCCCTGACATTCCTTTTGTCAGTATCTACGATGAAGATTTGGGTGAGCGTAAAGCCAAGAATCCACTCAAGTGGGATACGATTCCGACCGCACCGTTTATTCCAGAGGACAACTTGAAGCCGCTGGTTCCACAGTTGACGGTTGCCTCTAAGGCGCGTCAAGAGGCTGATCCGCAATACGTCTATTTGTCTAAAATCAAAGAGATCAGTAAAGCGCATAAAGATCAAAAAGTATTGTCTTTAGATCTGGATGCCCGTCGTAAAGAAGTGGATGCCATTGAGGTGCAGACGCTTGCGGCTGAGAACGAGCGCCGGAGTAAGACCGGTTTAGTTCCTTATCCTAATTGGCAGACCTATCAAATCTCGCTAGATGCGCAAGCTGAAGCGCGTGCCAAGATTTCAGAAGGCAAGCGCCCACCAC comes from the Aquirhabdus parva genome and includes:
- the nagZ gene encoding beta-N-acetylhexosaminidase, which codes for MIGSLMLDIAGLTLTQDDQQLLKEPQVGGLILFGRNVASPQQVRDLTDSIRAVRPDILIAVDQEGGRVQRLRDGFTRLPAMGMLGQLYDIDPDEALSAAATAGWLMASEVLAVGIDFSFAPVLDVNGISHVIGDRGFHAHKDIVIQLSRAFMQGMHRAGMATTGKHFPGHGSVEADSHVAAPVDHRTLDEIRAQDMTVFFEVADQLDALMPAHVIYPQVDPNPAGFSKHWLQDIVRGEMGFDGVLFSDDLTMQAACVAGGAGARILAALHAGCDMGLVCNDRAAALDALHAVVDAPMPNQARLAKMRGKLGTLNLIDGSIALGDEWEIANMQARAIRERFAT
- a CDS encoding carboxy terminal-processing peptidase, whose product is MKPKKTEQDVASKAQAQVTQGSGAQVKARFTTKLQTIVGAIAVASAGLFFSQVYGEATASAVDKSSVTATTGAPLAPTREQSIVTRQMAMYMDTQHYLNMPLDASVSQRVLEMYLDNLDGDHALFLASDIDEFRKKYATTLGASMKKGDLTPAFAIQKRFTERLKDYYQYSLDQLDQPQNLKRTDSLNIDREKAPYFNSTKEQRAYWQQQLVSELISLTISQEEETAKQAALKADPKLAAGQDLSPPSELNPVDTLKKRFKRKLQQIDRIKSDRVLEGLLNAALATYDPHSLYFAPVEAMEMNRQTTLQLEGIGVSIRPERGNDDYTRVETLVDGGPASKSGLVKPGDRIVGVAQDGQPMVDVVGWPSSEIVGLIRGKRGTKVLLKLQAKDAAARTITLTRDVIQEEDSGVQDRVVNVQRDGKTYKMGVLDIPSFYLNYKARRDGKNYRSVSEDTQKALIDLNSKKVDGLVVDLRGDPGGSLEEVANMIGLFIKQGPVVQIRDRNGAITAYRDDDGGAELYKGPMIVLVNLASASASEIFAAAIQDYDRGLVVGSTTTGKGTAQVQLDNLAYGLATLTQRKFYRVSGGSTQNKGVVPDIPFVSIYDEDLGERKAKNPLKWDTIPTAPFIPEDNLKPLVPQLTVASKARQEADPQYVYLSKIKEISKAHKDQKVLSLDLDARRKEVDAIEVQTLAAENERRSKTGLVPYPNWQTYQISLDAQAEARAKISEGKRPPLPEEEAFITESANILLDQVKAKQAK